A DNA window from Kitasatospora atroaurantiaca contains the following coding sequences:
- a CDS encoding GNAT family N-acetyltransferase yields the protein MSEKNVTAEILAGLDRERRASGEPASHGGVVREFSADRSECRIVFSHCADAEIEDVIREEMALARAAGYTLEWKVYGHDAPSDLGERLVAAGFEADDVENVLVLPLDKAATAAFETTGCEVRRVHDEQGLADYAEISREIGRRNSEEEKHQLGLALRDAPEEMSIHIAYVDGEPVACGRVYFKEGSEYAELAGGRTKTTHRKQGLFTALVGARLKEALERNRTHVFVDALPTSEPTLRKRGFQLVTHTQPFVYEPSS from the coding sequence GTGAGCGAGAAGAATGTGACCGCCGAGATCCTGGCGGGCCTCGACCGTGAGCGCAGGGCCTCCGGCGAGCCGGCCTCGCACGGAGGCGTCGTACGGGAGTTCTCGGCCGACCGTTCCGAGTGCCGGATCGTCTTCTCGCACTGCGCGGACGCCGAGATCGAGGACGTCATCCGCGAGGAGATGGCCCTGGCCCGCGCCGCCGGTTACACCCTGGAGTGGAAGGTCTACGGCCATGACGCTCCGTCGGACCTGGGAGAGCGCCTGGTCGCCGCCGGCTTCGAGGCCGACGACGTGGAGAACGTACTGGTGCTGCCCCTGGACAAGGCGGCGACGGCGGCCTTCGAGACCACCGGCTGCGAGGTCAGGCGCGTCCACGACGAGCAGGGCCTGGCCGACTACGCCGAGATCTCCCGCGAGATCGGCCGCCGGAACAGCGAGGAGGAGAAGCACCAGCTGGGGCTCGCCCTGCGGGACGCGCCGGAGGAGATGAGCATCCACATCGCCTACGTCGACGGCGAGCCCGTCGCGTGCGGGCGGGTCTACTTCAAGGAGGGCAGCGAGTACGCCGAGCTGGCCGGCGGGCGGACCAAGACCACGCACCGGAAGCAGGGGCTTTTCACGGCCCTCGTCGGCGCCCGCCTGAAGGAGGCGCTCGAGCGGAACCGCACCCATGTGTTCGTCGACGCGCTCCCCACCTCGGAGCCCACCCTCAGGAAGCGGGGATTCCAGCTCGTCACCCACACCCAGCCCTTCGTGTACGAGCCCAGCTCCTGA
- a CDS encoding phytoene desaturase family protein, whose translation MVAEVVVVGTGPNGLAAAVTMARAGLHVEMYEAADDIGGGLRSKPLFREDVLHDICSAVHPMAAASGFFREFDLPARGVELLQPEIGYAHPLDGGRAGLAYRSLDVTCEHLGPDGPKWRALMRPLLEHSRGLVDFMLSGQRSLPDDPAVPFLLARRILEHGTPLATRQFAGDEAAALLAGVAAHVVGRMPTPSSAAVALMLGHLAHGTGWPVPRGGSVRIAEAMAADVAAHGGKIVTGQRVTDIREFRSARAVFLDVGPKEFLAIGGPVLPSAYQRGLRSFRYGPGAAKVDFLVSEPIPWANPLVGRAGTVHLGGTQQEIFRQESLVARGARGGEPFVLVVDPCAADPGRAADGYRPVWAYAHVPNGDTTDPVALVTARIERYAPGFAETVVARQGISAAELEHYNPNYVGGDIAAGAVTLKQSVFRPTPRWDPWRTPLRGVYLCSAATPPGPGVHGMPGYLAARSALRREFGIRDVPSLAPVR comes from the coding sequence GTGGTAGCGGAAGTCGTCGTGGTGGGCACCGGGCCGAACGGCCTGGCCGCCGCGGTCACCATGGCCCGGGCCGGCCTTCACGTCGAGATGTACGAGGCGGCGGACGACATCGGGGGCGGGCTGCGGTCCAAGCCGCTCTTCCGCGAGGACGTCCTGCACGACATCTGCTCGGCCGTCCACCCGATGGCCGCGGCGTCCGGATTCTTCCGGGAGTTCGACCTCCCCGCCCGTGGCGTGGAGTTGCTGCAGCCGGAGATCGGCTACGCCCACCCGCTCGACGGCGGGCGGGCCGGGCTCGCGTACCGCAGCCTCGACGTGACCTGCGAACACCTCGGCCCGGACGGGCCGAAGTGGCGTGCGCTGATGCGCCCGCTGCTGGAACACAGCCGCGGTCTGGTGGACTTCATGCTCTCGGGCCAGCGGAGCCTGCCGGACGATCCGGCCGTGCCCTTCCTGCTGGCCCGGCGGATCCTCGAGCACGGCACGCCGTTGGCCACCCGGCAGTTCGCCGGGGACGAGGCAGCCGCGCTGCTCGCGGGCGTCGCGGCGCACGTGGTCGGCCGGATGCCCACGCCCTCGTCGGCCGCGGTGGCCCTGATGCTCGGTCACCTCGCGCACGGTACGGGCTGGCCGGTGCCGCGGGGCGGCAGCGTGCGGATCGCCGAGGCCATGGCCGCGGATGTGGCGGCCCACGGCGGAAAGATCGTCACCGGGCAGCGGGTGACCGACATCCGGGAGTTCCGGAGTGCGCGGGCCGTCTTCCTCGACGTCGGACCGAAGGAGTTTCTGGCGATCGGCGGCCCCGTGCTGCCGAGCGCGTACCAGCGGGGCCTGCGCTCCTTCCGCTACGGGCCGGGGGCCGCGAAGGTCGACTTCCTGGTCTCGGAGCCGATCCCCTGGGCCAATCCGCTGGTGGGCAGGGCCGGTACGGTCCACCTCGGCGGCACGCAGCAGGAGATCTTCCGTCAGGAGAGCCTGGTGGCCCGGGGAGCGCGCGGGGGCGAACCGTTCGTCCTGGTGGTCGATCCCTGCGCGGCGGACCCGGGCCGGGCCGCCGACGGGTACCGGCCGGTCTGGGCCTACGCCCACGTGCCGAACGGCGACACCACCGACCCGGTGGCGCTGGTGACCGCCCGCATCGAGCGGTACGCACCCGGGTTCGCCGAGACGGTGGTCGCCCGGCAGGGGATCAGCGCGGCGGAGTTGGAGCACTACAACCCGAACTACGTGGGCGGTGACATCGCCGCCGGGGCCGTGACGCTGAAGCAGTCCGTGTTCCGGCCGACACCGCGCTGGGACCCCTGGCGAACGCCGCTCCGGGGGGTCTACCTCTGCTCCGCCGCCACTCCTCCGGGGCCGGGCGTGCACGGCATGCCGGGTTATCTGGCCGCGAGGTCGGCGCTGCGGAGGGAGTTCGGGATCCGCGACGTGCCCTCGCTGGCTCCGGTGCGCTGA
- a CDS encoding 4'-phosphopantetheinyl transferase family protein, whose protein sequence is MTDLWLLDGSTVAEDDVDARTLGPAERKRAAGFVHERDRVRYLFAHTALRRVLGRRVGADPAELRFDREPCPCCGGPNGRPRLADSAVPHFSLSHGGDLILIGIADHPIGVDVEAVPDAQAVAELAAVFHPAEQADLAAAPAARRAEEFARLWTRKEAYLKGLGTGFGRNPAADYLGSTGRAAMPPAWTITDLPAGPAHAASFALRAPAAGGGQEYRLSRSLGPGGVSGSRARGQRTGASEGTSRIPNSLRSADLAAR, encoded by the coding sequence GTGACCGACCTCTGGCTGCTCGACGGCTCCACCGTGGCCGAGGACGACGTCGACGCCCGTACCCTCGGCCCCGCCGAGCGCAAGCGGGCCGCGGGCTTCGTCCACGAGCGTGACCGGGTGCGCTACCTGTTCGCCCACACCGCCCTGCGCCGAGTCCTCGGCCGCCGGGTCGGCGCCGACCCGGCCGAGCTGCGCTTCGACCGCGAGCCCTGCCCCTGCTGCGGCGGTCCGAACGGCCGCCCCCGGCTGGCCGACTCCGCCGTGCCGCACTTCTCCCTCTCCCACGGCGGCGACCTGATCCTGATCGGCATCGCCGACCACCCCATCGGCGTCGACGTCGAGGCCGTGCCCGACGCGCAGGCCGTGGCCGAGCTCGCGGCGGTGTTCCACCCCGCGGAGCAGGCGGATCTGGCGGCGGCCCCGGCCGCTCGCCGGGCCGAGGAGTTCGCCCGGCTGTGGACCCGGAAGGAGGCCTACCTCAAGGGCCTCGGTACCGGCTTCGGCCGCAATCCCGCCGCCGACTACCTCGGCAGCACCGGACGCGCCGCCATGCCCCCCGCCTGGACCATCACCGACCTCCCGGCCGGCCCCGCCCATGCCGCCTCCTTCGCCCTACGGGCCCCGGCGGCCGGCGGCGGTCAGGAGTACCGGCTCTCCCGCTCGCTCGGCCCGGGCGGCGTGAGCGGCAGCCGGGCGCGGGGTCAGCGCACCGGAGCCAGCGAGGGCACGTCGCGGATCCCGAACTCCCTCCGCAGCGCCGACCTCGCGGCCAGATAA
- a CDS encoding helix-turn-helix domain-containing protein translates to MARGTVAPEALEQRVYETALRQTGWTVREAAARLGVAESVVEEALDRLESVGLLRPAPSTPSGYAAVAPDVALTRLFAMEDRQLARHQEQVAHTREAITTVMRDFLDLRAPQRRTLEVEALSTTEQVDSFLDGAASLARHDAWWMHAGSIPTAPALDEMLLRDLGMLGAGIEVRALFLHRHARDPLMAGYLRELSLAGAQVRVATHLPQRMLVVDRDLALVPVDPEDSARGALAVHGTELVPTLRALYEHCWTLATPFQEDVVADAGAPQTSPVEDVLIRLLAEGVKDDAIARRLGVSSRTLSRMISALLERLGVQTRFQAAIELNRRGRLGNAPAGERAA, encoded by the coding sequence ATGGCGAGGGGAACGGTAGCCCCCGAGGCACTGGAGCAGCGGGTCTACGAGACCGCACTGCGGCAGACCGGCTGGACGGTGAGAGAGGCGGCAGCGCGGCTGGGCGTTGCCGAGTCGGTCGTCGAGGAGGCGCTGGACCGGCTGGAGTCGGTCGGCCTGCTCCGCCCGGCGCCGAGCACACCCAGCGGATACGCCGCGGTGGCCCCCGACGTCGCGCTGACCCGGCTGTTCGCGATGGAGGACCGGCAGCTCGCCCGGCACCAGGAGCAGGTCGCGCACACCCGCGAGGCGATCACCACCGTCATGCGGGACTTCCTGGACCTGCGCGCGCCGCAGCGCAGGACGCTGGAGGTCGAGGCCCTCTCCACCACGGAGCAGGTGGACTCCTTCCTGGACGGCGCGGCCAGCCTGGCCCGGCACGATGCCTGGTGGATGCACGCGGGGAGCATCCCGACCGCCCCGGCCCTCGACGAGATGCTGCTGCGGGACCTGGGAATGCTGGGCGCCGGCATCGAGGTCCGCGCGCTGTTCCTCCACCGCCACGCGCGCGACCCCCTGATGGCGGGTTACCTCAGGGAGCTGTCGCTGGCGGGTGCACAGGTACGGGTGGCCACCCACCTGCCCCAGCGGATGCTGGTCGTCGACCGGGATCTGGCGCTGGTCCCGGTCGACCCCGAGGACAGCGCGCGCGGTGCCCTCGCCGTGCACGGCACCGAACTGGTCCCCACGCTGCGTGCGCTCTACGAGCACTGCTGGACCCTGGCGACCCCCTTCCAGGAGGACGTGGTCGCCGATGCCGGCGCCCCGCAGACGAGCCCGGTGGAGGACGTGCTGATCCGGCTGCTCGCCGAGGGCGTGAAGGACGACGCCATCGCACGCCGCCTGGGCGTCTCCTCCCGGACACTCAGCCGGATGATCTCCGCCCTGCTGGAGCGGCTGGGTGTGCAGACCCGGTTCCAGGCCGCGATCGAGCTGAACCGCCGCGGCCGGCTGGGCAACGCCCCGGCCGGCGAGCGCGCGGCCTGA
- a CDS encoding LuxR C-terminal-related transcriptional regulator produces MLAEPPVGLGELAVRLAITEAELRTALDRLSALALVRRRGGQGAGFHTVNPEVAMELLLARQQAELAAQQQRLEASRAAAAQLIAECSILGSPQPTTESERLLGADAIRERLAELGETAEEAVMTFAPGGAHTEEDLRASRGPNAALFDRGVQMRTIYLDSIRNDQPTLDHVAWLNSRGGRVRTAPSLPTRMIIIDRRLAVLPLDTSDARAGAVILTGATVVSALCALFESVWAGAVPLGDSACPDRHGLAPQEAETLRMLAEGMTDEAIAKRLGVSPRTARRIAAELMERLDARSRFQAGVHAVQDGWLPPGR; encoded by the coding sequence ATGCTCGCGGAGCCCCCCGTGGGGCTCGGCGAGCTGGCGGTGCGGCTGGCGATCACGGAAGCGGAGCTGCGTACGGCCCTGGACCGACTCAGCGCCCTGGCGCTGGTGAGGCGCAGGGGCGGCCAGGGGGCGGGCTTCCACACGGTCAACCCCGAGGTCGCGATGGAGCTGCTGCTGGCCCGGCAGCAGGCGGAGCTGGCCGCCCAGCAGCAGCGTCTGGAGGCCTCGCGGGCGGCCGCGGCCCAGCTGATCGCCGAGTGCTCGATCCTGGGCAGTCCGCAGCCGACGACGGAATCGGAGCGGCTCCTCGGGGCCGACGCCATCCGGGAGCGGCTGGCCGAGCTCGGCGAGACCGCCGAGGAGGCGGTGATGACCTTCGCCCCCGGCGGCGCGCACACCGAGGAGGACCTGCGGGCCAGTCGCGGGCCCAACGCCGCGCTGTTCGACCGCGGGGTGCAGATGCGGACCATCTACCTGGACAGCATCCGCAACGATCAGCCCACGCTGGACCATGTGGCCTGGCTGAACAGCCGGGGTGGCCGGGTGCGGACGGCGCCGTCCCTGCCTACCCGCATGATCATCATCGATCGCAGGCTCGCCGTACTGCCCCTGGACACCAGCGACGCCCGTGCCGGCGCGGTGATCCTGACCGGTGCCACCGTGGTCTCCGCCCTGTGCGCACTCTTCGAGAGCGTCTGGGCCGGCGCCGTCCCCTTGGGCGACTCGGCCTGCCCGGACCGGCACGGCCTGGCTCCGCAGGAGGCGGAGACCCTGCGGATGCTCGCCGAGGGCATGACCGACGAGGCGATCGCCAAGCGGCTGGGCGTCTCGCCGCGCACCGCCCGGAGGATAGCGGCCGAGCTGATGGAGCGACTGGACGCCCGGAGCCGGTTCCAGGCAGGCGTGCACGCCGTCCAGGACGGCTGGCTGCCGCCCGGTCGCTGA
- a CDS encoding Gfo/Idh/MocA family protein yields the protein MTRVGVALVGFGAAGRQHLQALARADFADLRGVLEQNPAARTPAGTARYLSWEQLLRDPSVQLVSLCTPPGGRAELARQALAAGKAVLLEKPPAASTAELDLLVELSERSGRPVGVMLQHRFGVPEEVLGRTWQPAATALLEVSRYRPAAYFQRASWRHDPALALGGITAHLGVHYLDLACQLLGEPAEVKLAGARQLVPGIDTRAAGVVRFTGGGTLSFAVTAESVARTERLTILDADQCLLVENGRIALDGGAGPAGHRAASASELRGEVYRDMARAIAAGRQPRRCHLAGARAVTMILESVQQQLVACGRAAPAEPLLHR from the coding sequence GTGACGCGAGTCGGCGTGGCCCTGGTCGGTTTCGGAGCCGCCGGCCGGCAGCACCTCCAGGCCCTTGCGCGGGCCGACTTCGCGGACCTGCGCGGCGTCCTGGAGCAGAACCCGGCGGCCAGGACTCCCGCGGGGACCGCCAGGTACCTCTCCTGGGAGCAGCTGCTCCGGGACCCCTCGGTGCAGCTGGTGTCCCTGTGCACCCCGCCGGGCGGCCGGGCCGAGCTGGCCCGACAGGCCCTGGCGGCCGGCAAGGCCGTCCTGCTGGAGAAGCCGCCTGCGGCCTCGACCGCCGAACTCGACCTGCTGGTGGAGCTGTCCGAACGGAGCGGGCGCCCGGTCGGCGTGATGCTCCAGCACCGGTTCGGGGTGCCCGAGGAGGTGCTCGGCCGTACCTGGCAGCCCGCCGCCACCGCCCTGCTGGAGGTCTCCCGCTACCGCCCCGCCGCGTACTTCCAGCGGGCGTCCTGGCGGCACGACCCGGCACTCGCACTGGGCGGGATCACCGCCCACCTCGGGGTGCACTACCTGGACCTGGCCTGCCAGCTGCTGGGCGAGCCGGCCGAGGTGAAGCTCGCCGGGGCCCGCCAACTGGTACCGGGCATCGACACCCGGGCGGCCGGAGTGGTCCGCTTCACCGGCGGGGGCACCCTGAGTTTCGCCGTGACCGCCGAGTCCGTCGCGCGTACGGAACGGTTGACGATCCTCGACGCGGACCAGTGCCTGCTGGTCGAGAACGGCCGGATCGCGCTCGACGGCGGCGCGGGACCGGCCGGCCACCGCGCCGCGTCCGCCTCCGAACTGCGCGGCGAGGTGTACCGGGACATGGCCCGGGCGATCGCCGCCGGCCGGCAGCCCCGGCGCTGCCACCTCGCCGGCGCCCGCGCGGTGACGATGATCCTGGAGTCCGTGCAGCAGCAGCTCGTGGCGTGCGGACGAGCGGCGCCGGCCGAGCCACTGCTGCACCGATGA
- a CDS encoding PLP-dependent aminotransferase family protein → MPTSPPVLTDLLARRTRFARSDAIRDILAAGAAPGVLSMAGGLPAPDTFPTEELARILDRVLTESAAAALQYSPTEGVPAMREVLARLASATGAPVTADRVLVTGGSQQGLDLVAGILLEEGDVVALDDPSYLGAVQSFRRAGARLLPIPSDADGMDTDALEERLTAGARCKVVYVVPHFHNPSGAVLSVHRRRHLAALAEKFGFVIVEDDPYADLAFDGTRQPSVDMLSERVVRLMSLSKTLCPGLRVGGLVAPASLVPELAGAKQCADLQTNTLGQHVLARLLADPGFLPGHVARLQDFYRGRAGHLSGLIESRLPWLDFERPRGGLFFWCTVTAPGIDSGSLARTALAEGVAVVPGAPFCIERDGSRNLRLSFATLTEAQLLSAVDRLSAAFEKASVALESHR, encoded by the coding sequence ATGCCGACCTCCCCGCCCGTGCTCACCGACCTGCTGGCCCGGCGCACCCGCTTCGCCCGCTCCGACGCGATCCGCGACATCCTCGCGGCCGGAGCCGCACCGGGCGTGCTCTCGATGGCCGGCGGTCTGCCGGCTCCGGACACCTTCCCGACGGAGGAACTGGCCCGGATCTTGGACCGGGTGCTGACCGAATCGGCGGCCGCCGCGCTGCAGTACTCGCCGACCGAGGGCGTACCCGCGATGCGCGAGGTCCTTGCCCGGCTGGCCAGTGCCACGGGCGCCCCCGTGACCGCGGACCGCGTCCTGGTCACCGGCGGCAGCCAGCAGGGGCTCGACCTCGTCGCCGGCATCCTCCTGGAGGAGGGCGACGTCGTGGCGCTCGACGACCCCAGCTACCTCGGCGCCGTACAGTCCTTCCGCCGGGCGGGAGCCCGGCTGCTGCCGATACCCAGCGACGCGGACGGCATGGACACCGACGCACTGGAGGAACGGCTCACCGCCGGCGCCCGATGCAAGGTCGTGTACGTTGTGCCGCATTTTCACAATCCCAGCGGCGCGGTACTGTCCGTCCACCGACGACGTCACCTGGCCGCCCTGGCCGAGAAATTCGGATTCGTGATCGTCGAGGACGATCCCTACGCCGATCTGGCCTTCGACGGGACGCGGCAGCCCTCCGTCGACATGCTCAGCGAGCGGGTGGTGCGGCTGATGAGCCTGTCGAAGACCCTCTGCCCCGGGCTGCGGGTGGGCGGACTCGTCGCCCCCGCGTCGCTCGTCCCCGAACTCGCGGGCGCCAAGCAGTGCGCCGACCTGCAGACCAACACGCTGGGTCAGCACGTCCTGGCCCGGCTGCTCGCCGACCCCGGCTTCCTGCCCGGGCACGTCGCTCGACTGCAGGACTTCTACCGGGGCCGGGCAGGCCACCTGTCCGGCCTGATCGAGAGCCGGCTGCCCTGGCTGGACTTCGAGCGCCCGCGCGGCGGCCTCTTCTTCTGGTGCACGGTCACCGCACCCGGGATCGACTCCGGCAGCCTGGCCCGTACCGCCCTCGCCGAGGGCGTCGCGGTCGTGCCCGGCGCTCCGTTCTGCATCGAACGGGACGGCTCGCGCAACCTCCGGCTGTCCTTCGCGACCCTCACGGAAGCGCAGCTGCTCTCGGCCGTCGACCGGCTCTCGGCCGCCTTCGAGAAGGCTTCGGTGGCCCTCGAAAGTCACCGATGA
- a CDS encoding Crp/Fnr family transcriptional regulator has product MDDVLRRAALFAALDDEQAGELRASMTEVTLARGESLFHEGDPGDRLYVVAEGKVKLHRASPDGRENMLAVLGPSEMIGELSLFDPGPRTATASALTEVKLLGLGHGDLQPWLHARPEVSIALLRAIARRLRRTNDVMSDLVFSDVPGRVAKALLDLSRRFGVQSEEGIHVAHDLTQEELAQLVGASRETVNKALADFAGRGWLKLEARAVVLMDVERLSRRSR; this is encoded by the coding sequence GTGGACGACGTTCTGCGGCGTGCCGCGCTGTTCGCGGCTCTCGATGACGAGCAGGCCGGCGAGCTGCGTGCCTCCATGACCGAGGTGACGCTCGCCCGTGGCGAGTCGCTGTTCCACGAGGGCGACCCGGGCGACCGGCTGTACGTCGTCGCCGAGGGCAAGGTCAAGCTGCACCGGGCCTCGCCGGACGGGCGCGAGAACATGCTCGCGGTGCTCGGCCCCAGCGAGATGATCGGTGAGCTGTCGCTCTTCGACCCCGGACCGCGTACCGCCACCGCGAGCGCGCTGACCGAGGTCAAGCTGCTCGGCCTCGGCCACGGCGACCTGCAGCCCTGGCTGCACGCCCGCCCCGAGGTCTCGATCGCGCTGCTCCGGGCCATCGCCCGCCGTCTGCGCCGGACCAACGACGTCATGTCGGACCTGGTCTTCTCCGACGTCCCCGGCCGTGTCGCCAAGGCGCTGCTGGACCTCTCCCGGCGCTTCGGCGTGCAGTCCGAGGAGGGCATCCACGTCGCCCACGACCTCACCCAGGAGGAGCTGGCCCAGCTGGTCGGCGCCTCCCGCGAGACGGTCAACAAGGCGCTGGCGGACTTCGCCGGCCGCGGCTGGCTCAAGCTGGAGGCCCGCGCGGTGGTCCTGATGGACGTCGAGCGGCTGTCGCGCCGGTCGCGCTGA
- a CDS encoding MBL fold metallo-hydrolase encodes MSGLLPGDPAATVGGEATPRALCVLAPNPSPMTLDGTNTWLLSEPGSRLAAVVDPGPLDEGHLRRVIELAEQQGKRIALTLLTHGHHDHAEGAARFAELTGTEVRALDPAHRLGSEGLHGGQVLDIGGLELRVISTPGHTADSLTFHLPADAAILTGDTVLGRGTTMVAHPDGKLGDYLDSLRRLHTMAAERAVRTVLPGHGPVLADALGAVDYYLAHRANRLAQVETAVEAGCRTAAEVVARVYADVDKALWPAAELSVRAQLSYLEDHGLI; translated from the coding sequence GTGAGCGGTCTCCTTCCGGGTGACCCCGCCGCCACCGTCGGCGGCGAGGCCACCCCTCGGGCGCTCTGCGTCCTGGCGCCCAACCCCTCGCCGATGACGCTGGACGGCACCAACACCTGGCTGCTCTCCGAGCCGGGCTCCCGGCTCGCCGCCGTGGTCGACCCCGGCCCGCTCGACGAGGGGCACCTGCGCCGTGTCATCGAACTCGCGGAGCAGCAGGGCAAGCGCATCGCGCTGACCCTGCTCACCCACGGCCACCACGACCACGCCGAGGGCGCCGCCCGCTTCGCCGAACTGACCGGCACCGAGGTACGCGCGCTGGACCCGGCGCACCGGCTGGGCTCCGAGGGGCTGCACGGCGGCCAGGTCCTGGACATCGGCGGCCTCGAGCTGCGGGTGATCTCCACCCCGGGCCACACCGCCGACTCGCTGACCTTCCACCTCCCCGCCGACGCCGCGATCCTGACCGGCGACACCGTGCTCGGCCGGGGCACGACCATGGTCGCCCACCCGGACGGGAAGCTCGGCGACTACCTGGACTCGCTGCGCCGCCTGCACACCATGGCGGCCGAGCGCGCCGTGCGGACCGTGCTGCCCGGTCATGGCCCGGTGCTCGCGGACGCGCTCGGCGCCGTCGACTACTACCTCGCCCACCGGGCCAACCGGCTCGCCCAGGTGGAGACCGCCGTCGAGGCGGGTTGCCGGACGGCCGCCGAGGTGGTCGCGCGGGTCTACGCCGACGTGGACAAGGCGCTCTGGCCGGCCGCCGAGCTCTCGGTCCGGGCCCAGCTCAGCTACCTGGAGGACCACGGGTTGATCTGA
- a CDS encoding NUDIX hydrolase: MDHRAMPLPMPPAWPARIRALAAGELTPPVPKPSATVVLLRDGADGPQAYLLRRRASMAFAGGMYAYPGGGVDPRDAEVELGWAGPSPAEWGERLGLDAATAQAVVCAAVRETFEEAGVLLAGPDAATTAEPRDWTAERAALEAHELSFADFLRKHELVLRSDLLGGWARWITPEFEERRYDTWFFVATMPEGQQAAQQVGEADRVAWLAPAEAVRGREEGRYGMLPPTVTVLRELLTVRTAAEALAAAADRRIEPILGRAVVAGDRMTVRWSGYEELTIDGTYPQ; the protein is encoded by the coding sequence ATGGATCACCGAGCAATGCCGCTCCCGATGCCGCCGGCCTGGCCCGCCCGGATCCGCGCGCTCGCGGCCGGCGAGCTGACCCCGCCCGTACCGAAGCCGTCCGCCACCGTGGTGCTGCTGCGGGACGGCGCGGACGGGCCGCAGGCGTACCTGCTGCGCCGTCGCGCCTCGATGGCGTTCGCGGGCGGGATGTACGCCTACCCGGGGGGCGGGGTCGACCCGCGCGACGCGGAGGTCGAGCTCGGCTGGGCCGGGCCGTCCCCGGCGGAGTGGGGCGAGCGGCTCGGGCTGGACGCCGCCACGGCGCAGGCGGTGGTCTGCGCTGCCGTCCGGGAGACCTTCGAGGAGGCCGGCGTCCTGCTGGCGGGCCCGGACGCGGCGACCACGGCGGAGCCCCGGGACTGGACCGCCGAGCGGGCCGCGCTGGAGGCGCACGAGCTCTCCTTCGCCGACTTCCTCCGCAAGCACGAGCTGGTGCTGCGCAGTGACCTGCTGGGCGGCTGGGCGCGCTGGATCACCCCGGAGTTCGAGGAGCGCCGCTACGACACCTGGTTCTTCGTCGCCACCATGCCCGAGGGCCAGCAGGCGGCCCAGCAGGTCGGCGAGGCCGACCGGGTCGCCTGGCTGGCGCCCGCGGAGGCCGTCCGGGGCCGGGAGGAGGGCCGGTACGGCATGCTGCCGCCGACCGTGACGGTCCTGCGCGAGCTGCTGACGGTCCGTACGGCTGCCGAGGCGCTGGCGGCGGCCGCCGACCGCAGGATCGAGCCGATCCTGGGCCGGGCCGTGGTGGCCGGCGATCGAATGACGGTGCGATGGTCGGGGTATGAAGAGCTGACCATCGACGGAACCTACCCGCAGTAA
- a CDS encoding RidA family protein produces MSKVEERLAELGLTLPEVAAPVAAYVPAVRSGEHVFTSGQLPMVAGKLKDTGKVGAEVTPEQAKALAQICALNALAAVKSVIGDLDKIEQVVKVVGFVASAPDFTGQPGVVNGASELLGEVLGAAGVHARSAVGVAVLPLDAPVEVEIQVRVSA; encoded by the coding sequence ATGAGCAAGGTTGAGGAGAGGCTGGCCGAGCTCGGTCTGACCCTCCCCGAGGTGGCCGCGCCGGTTGCCGCGTACGTCCCGGCCGTCCGCTCGGGCGAGCATGTCTTCACCTCCGGCCAGCTGCCGATGGTCGCGGGCAAGCTGAAGGACACCGGCAAGGTCGGCGCCGAGGTCACCCCGGAGCAGGCCAAGGCGCTCGCGCAGATCTGCGCGCTCAACGCGCTGGCCGCCGTGAAGTCCGTGATCGGCGACCTCGACAAGATCGAGCAGGTCGTCAAGGTGGTCGGCTTCGTCGCCTCCGCACCCGACTTCACCGGGCAGCCCGGCGTGGTCAACGGCGCCAGCGAGCTGCTCGGCGAGGTGCTGGGCGCGGCCGGCGTGCACGCCCGCAGCGCGGTGGGTGTCGCGGTGCTGCCGCTGGACGCCCCCGTCGAGGTCGAGATCCAGGTCCGGGTCAGCGCCTGA
- a CDS encoding DUF4177 domain-containing protein: MTKWEYVTVPLLVHATKQILDTWGEDGWELVQVVPGPNNPEQLVAYLKREKS; the protein is encoded by the coding sequence ATGACCAAGTGGGAATACGTCACCGTGCCGCTGCTCGTGCACGCCACCAAGCAGATCCTGGACACCTGGGGCGAGGACGGCTGGGAGCTCGTCCAGGTCGTCCCGGGCCCGAACAACCCCGAGCAGCTGGTTGCCTACCTCAAGCGGGAGAAGAGCTGA